The sequence below is a genomic window from Candidatus Palauibacter australiensis.
GCTGTCGCAATCTGGATCCTGCAACTCACCGAGGCGTGGTCAGTAAGTCGGACGCCGGACTCGGCGATCCACGACCGGGTGCTCGACCGGAATCCGTACAGCGTCGAGGTCAACGCTGACGATTTGGAGCGCTTGGGCCGCATTTTGGCCCTACCCGTACCCCTCGGGGACCCGAGATCGTCGATCTGAGGCGCTCCTGCGGCCCGTAGATTTCCCGAAATGTGCACGAAACGTGCGGAAACGGCCCCTGAGGCCGTGGAAGAAGCGGCGGCAGGTCGGCGGCCTATTCCCGCGTGACGTAGCTACTCCACGCCTGCATGACCTCGGCACGGCGCGCCAGCAAGTCGGAGCGCTGATACGCTTGGACGACTCGGCTCTTGGGAACGTGGGCGAGGCAGGCCTCCGCGACCTCGGCCGGGACGCCCGTCTCGGCCATCCACGACCGCGCGCTCGACCGGAAGCCGTGAAGCGTCGAGTCCACCCCGGCGATCTGGAGCAACCGCGACACCGTCTTCGGCGCAAGCGTTCTGCCGGTCCGCGACGGGAACACCAGCGGCGACTTTTCCGACCATGCGCGCGCCTCTCTCAGCACGTCCAGTGCGCCCGTGCTGAGCGGAACGGCGAACTCACGGCCCGCCTTCATCCTCTCGGCCGGAATCGTCCACCTCGCCGCGTCCATGTCGATCTCATCCCAAAGCGCGCCCCGAGCCTCGCCCGGACGCACGGCGGTGAGGACGATCAGTTCAGCGCACAGCGCAGCCGGACTCCCGCCCCCCACCCGGCGGATGGACCGGAGCGCCGCCGCGATCTCGCCATGCGGCAGGGCGCGGTGATGGCCCGCCGTGCCGCCGTTCGGCTTCGGCAGGGCCGCCACGGCCCTGTCCACCGGGTTGTCCCGGCGGTA
It includes:
- a CDS encoding tyrosine-type recombinase/integrase; this translates as MTKRPRTLTAAFVRTVNRPGVYGDGRGGRGLSLRVYRTANGRITKTWRQRVRIDGRLTSIGLGPYPEVTLADAREKALDNSRRVRRGQDPRGRGVPTFAEAARRTIELHRDSWKAGSPLPQQWESTFRLHAAPLLDKRVDRITSADVLACLGPIWNSMPTAARKAKHRITAVFRWSIGRNYRRDNPVDRAVAALPKPNGGTAGHHRALPHGEIAAALRSIRRVGGGSPAALCAELIVLTAVRPGEARGALWDEIDMDAARWTIPAERMKAGREFAVPLSTGALDVLREARAWSEKSPLVFPSRTGRTLAPKTVSRLLQIAGVDSTLHGFRSSARSWMAETGVPAEVAEACLAHVPKSRVVQAYQRSDLLARRAEVMQAWSSYVTRE